DNA from Arthrobacter sp. FW305-BF8:
TCGCCCATCGAGTAGGCGCCGAAGCCTTCTCCGAGATCTGCGACGAGATCAACTGTGAGTCCCATTATCTGCCTTCCTGGGGTGGTTAGCAGCGGCCCTGCCCGCCGGGGCAAAGGGATCAGCTGCGCTGGTGATGAGGTGTGTCCGAACTGGCCCTGCGAGGGGTTCCCGGTTCGGTGCTGCCGGGCTGCCGGCTTCTGCAAAAAGTCTGACACCGGGATTTGGCTCACACAAAGACGTAATCGGTGTCACGGGATAGGTGCCGGTTATGACCAGTGCCGCTATGGAGTCCATGACCGTTCCCTTCCCAGTAAGGAGGATTCGGCCCTTGCCGGACCGCCCTCATTGCATTGAACATATGGACCGTTTATTTCGGGAATGTAAAACGGGTCATCTATTTCGATAAAACCTATTTCCATGCACAATGCATCTGACCCCATAGGGAAATTGCATGTCCCCCGAGGGGATAGAATGTAGCCTTAATGAAATAGCGTTCTGGGTTCAACCTAGTGTCAGCGATGTGGATCACACAAAGACCTATTGCGTGTCCCTCCATAGCATCCCGTTATGACCTTTCGGGTTCAGGACGCCGCAAAGAGAGAGGGCGGCCGTGGATACCAGGAAACTGGCGTACTTCGTACAGATCGTGGACTCGGGGAGCATCACCAAGGCCGCGGCTGCGCTGCACGTGGCCCAGCCGGCCCTGAGCCAGCAGGTTTCGGCGCTTGAGACAGAACTGAAGCAGCGACTGCTGATCCGCAGCAAGCAGGGCGTGCAGCCCACGGCCGCCGGGCACACGCTGTACCGCCATGCCCAGTCCATCCTGCGGCTCGTCGCGCAGGCCCGAGTGGACGTTGCCAAGTCGGGGGCGGCGCCGTCCGGCCGTGTGTCGATTGCCATTGCGCCCTACAGCATGGCATCGAGCCTGACCCCGCAGATCATCAGCGAGGTGGCCCGCCGGTACCCCGACATCGTCCTGCACGTCACGGAGATTTACGGCGGCGTCCTGAGTGAAGCCATCAAGAACGGCCGGCTGGACATGGCGCTCATCTACGAGCCCGGCCCCATCCGCGGCGTCCTGTTCACCACCATGATCGTCGAGGACCTGCACCTGGTGGTCAACGCCGCCAGACCGGACGTTAACTCGGAGAACGGCGAGATCACGCTGGAGGAGGTGGCCCGGCTGGGGCTCTTCCTTCCCGAGAAGATTCACACGCTGCGCCAGGCTGTGGAGGCGGGTTTCGACAGCAAGGGGCTCAAACTCCAGCTCGTGGGCGAGGTGGAGTCGGTGCCCTCGCTGACCCGGCTGCTGCGGGCCGACCTTGGGGCCACCATCCTGCCCAAGTCGGCGGCGGACGCACTGTTCCACGAGGAGGACTTCCATGTCCTGCGGATTGTGGACCCGGCGCTGCAGTGCAAGATCGCGCTGTGCACACCCGATCACGACCCCCTCTCGGAGGCGGCATCGGCAGTGCTCCTGGTACTGAAGGAAATGCTCCAGGAAATGCTTAACGACAAGTACGGCCGATCATAGCTTTGACTTATTAGGGCACTCATCATTTGTCTTAGTAACCGAGTGCGCGGGATTCTAGTATTGGTGGCAAGCCAAGAAATTGCGGTGAATGATATTCCGCAGACAATTCAACGGGGAGCCAGCCATGAAAAAGATCAGCACCGCCAGGAGAACTTCCGACCCGAGCCTGGGGCTTATGGCCAAAACGGGGTCGCACTGCCCGACCAACGGTTTCTGGCGGCCAGCGGACCGGTCCGCAGCGCCCATCTTCGTTTTCGAGGGCAGCATCATGCCGGTCAGCGGAGGCGGGTCGACGGTCTGGCACCTGGAGGACGCTGTCTTCGGCGCCCCCGCCTACCCAGTCCCCCACCGCGTCTAGATTCAGTACGACGGCGGCGCTGCCGCAGCTTGGGCTGTCTGCTCACCACGGCACCCAACTGGGTAGCACTTCAGGGCGTTCTCAGCGCTGGGAACGCCCTGTGCTGCTACCTACTTTTCGGTCTCATGTGGATCCGAAAAAACTATTTCGATCCCGCCCGCATCCGGCGCCCTATCGGCCCTTTATTGTCGGTCCCCCTTGGCAGACTGTGTCCATGGAAGGCTTCGGGAATTCAGCACTGACAGCAGCGGCGCCGCGCTTGGTTCTGCACGCTGCCGCGGTTCCCGACGCCTTTATTGCAGACGCCGTTTTTCCTCTTGCCGCGTTTCCGGAAGATGCGTTCACGAACGACGGGCTTCCCTATGACGATGATGTCGACGCCGCGTATCCGGCATCGTTGCCGGAGGATCCGTTTCCTGAGGCCCTGTTTGCCGACCGTCCTTTCGACGAGGACCTCTTTGACGACCGCTTTTTGGACGACGGCGTTTTTAGGCACAGCGTTCCCTCGAGCGCTGCTGCATCCTCGGGCCGGTTTTTCCCGGCAGCTAACCTCACCGCCGACAATGCCGGGCTGATCGACCAAGTCCGAGCCTACGAGAACATCAAGTGCTGGGCCGCCGGGCAACAGGCACGGCTTTCTGTGACCTTCGAGGCCCGGCTCCGCCAGGAATCCACCGGCCGGCCGCCACTGGCCGCCGAGGACCTGGGCAAGGGCCGCGGCAAAGACCAGGGCCTGGGCGCGGCCGAGCAGATCGCACTGGCCCGGGGCGAATCCCCAAACCGCGGGCGCCGGCTCCTCGGCACAGCCAAGGCCCTGACACAGATGCCACACGCCCTGGCCGCACTGGACACCAGGGCAGCTGAACGAAGAGCGGGTCATGCACGTCGCGAAAGAGACCGCCTGTTTGAGTGTCGAAGACCGGGCTGCCGTTGACGAAGAACTCGCCGCCGACACCGGAACCTTCGTTGGTGCCGGAACCCGGACCGTCATCGCAGCCGTGAGGGCCGCCGCCATCCGCAGAGACCACCGCTCCGTGGCCCAACGGGCAAGCCATGCCGCCTCGGAGCGCAGGGTCAGCCTGCGCCCGGCCCCGGACTGCATGACGTATCTGACGGCGCTGCTGCCGGTCCACGAGGGCGTCGCGGTCCTCGCGGCGCTGACCCGGAACGCCGACTCGCTCCGGGCCGGCGGAGATCCGCGCTCCCGCGACCAGGCCATGACCGACACCCTGGTCGAATGGACCACCGGCACGCCCGGCGGCATCATCGGCATCGAGCTTAACGTCGTCATGACCGACCGCACCCTCTTGCAGGGCGATTCCGAACCCGCCCGGATCCCCGGCTACGGCACCGTCCCCGGAGACTGGGCCCGGAACCTGGTGACCACCGAACAGGCCAAGGGAGTTGAGGAGCTCAAGACCTGGGTCCGGCGGCTCTACACCGCACCCGGGACCGGCGACCTGGTGGCCATGGACTCGCGGCGGCGTCTGTTCCCGGCACCACTGCGCCGCTTCATCCAACTCCGCGACGACACCTGCCGCACCCCCTTCTGCGACGCCCCGATCCGCCACCACACCACATCATCCCCTGGCACGACGACGGCCCCACCACCCTGGCCAACGGCGCGGGCCTGTGCGAAGCCTGCAACCACACCAAAGAACTCCCCGGCTGGAAAGCCCAACCCAGGCCAGGACCGAGACAGACCATCGAAATAACGACGCCAACCGGCCACGTCTACCAGTCCACGGCACCGCCACTGCCCGGCACTCGGCTGCCCGGAATCCCGTTGAGTGACACCAGAGTGCTCGGAACTTGGGCGCGCGAGTCCCACGAGTCGGACCAGCCCGGCCCAGCCCCGTAATGGGCAGCCTAGATACGCGTTAGATACGCCTGAGGCGGGACAGAAGACTGTCCCGCCTCAGGTCATACCGCTAAGCGACTACGCGTGCTCGACCAGCAGGCCCTTGGCCTTGAGCACCTCGGTGAGGTTGCACAGGTCGATGGTGGTTCCGCCGGCCTTGTAGAGCCCGATCAGCTCGCGCTCGGCGTCGTCGCGTTCCTGCGAGAGGCGGATGACTTCCTCGATCTCGTCTTTGCGGACAACCACCACGCCGTCGGCATCGCCGCGGAGGACGTCGCCCGGGTAAATGATCTCGTCACCGAAAACCACCGGGTGGTTGATCGGGCCGATGGTTTCCTTAACGGTGCCCTTAATGGACACGCTTCCGGAGAAGACGGGCAGGCCCAGCTCGATGAGGTCCTGGGTGTCGCGGACACCGGAGTCCGTCACCAGGCCCGCGAGGCCCTTGGCCTTCATGGCGTTGCCCAGGACGTCGCCGAACGTGCCCGCTTCCTCGTACTCCCCCGCCGCGGCCAGGATAACGTCGCCGGCCTCGGCGTAGTGGATGGCCACCTGCAGCATGAGGTTGTCCCGCGGTGCGCAGCGGACCGTAGTGGCGGGGCCGCAGAAGGACATGCTGCGGTCGATCGGCTTGATCCTGGAGCTGAGCGCGCCCTTGCGGCCCTGTGCCTCGTGGATCGTGGCCGAGGAGAACTGCGCCAGGCGGCGGACGGCGTCGGCGTCGGGTCGTTCGATGTTGGTCTTTACGTGGATCACGGGGTTTTCCTTCATTTGGTGGGGTTAGGTGAGGGCCCGGCTACTGGGGTTAGCTGAGGGCCCGGACGGCCTTGTCGATGGCTGCGATGGACTCTTCAATGACGTCGAGGCTGGTGGCGTAGGAGATGCGGAAGTATGGACCCAGTCCATAGGCCGAGCCCTGGATGACGGCGACGGAGGCTGCCTCCAGAAGATAGAGCGTGAAGTCCTCGTCGTTGGCGATGACCTTTCCCTCCGGGGTGGTCTTGCCGATGGCACCGCCGCAATTGACGTACGCGTAAAAGGCACCTTCCGGCGTCGCGCATGAAAGGCCGTCGACGGCGTTCAGCGCGGCTACCGCTGCATCGCGCCGGCTGCGGTAAACCTCGACGCTCTCCCGCACGAAGGACTGGTCGCCGGTGAGCGCGGCAGCGCTGGCGGCCTGGCTCACCGAGGACGGGCAGGAGGAGATCTGGGACTGGAGCTTATTGATGGCCGCGATCAGCGGCGCCGGTCCGGAAGCGTAACCCAGCCGCCAGCCGGTCATGGCGTAGGCCTTCGAAACACCGTTGACAGCAAGGATGCGGTCCTTGAGTTCCGGAGCAACCTCCACCAGGCTCAGAATCCGGCCGGAGCCGAAGTAGATCTGGTCGTAGATCTCATCCGTCAGGACGTTCACGTGCGGGAAGTCCGCCAGAACATCGGCCAAGGCCCGCAGTTCCGACTTGGAGTACACGGCGCCCGTGGGGTTTGACGGGGTGTTCAGGATGACCCACTTGGTCCGCTTGTTGAGGGCACCGGCCAATGCTTTGGGGGTGAGCTTGAAGCCCGACTCCTCGCCGCAGGTGACAACCACGGGCGTGCCCTCGTTCGCGAGCACCATGTCCGGGTAGGAGACCCAGTACGGTGCGGGAACCACAACCTCGTCGCCCGCGTCCAGGGAGGCCATGAACGCCGTGAAGATCACCTGCTTGGCGCCACCGCCGATCGTGATCTCGGCCGGGGTGTAGTGGACGCCGCTGCGCAGCTCGATGGTCTGGAGGATCGCCTTCTGCAGCGCCGGCGTGCCGGTGACCGAGGTGTACTTCGTCTCCCCCTTGCTGATGGCTTCAACCGCTGCCGCCTTGATGTGCTCAGGGGTATCGAAGTCCGGCTCGCCGACCGTCAGGTCCAGGATCCGGCGCCCTTCTGCCTTCAGCTCACGCACGCGGGCCGCTGCGGCCACGCTGGCAGATTGCTTGATGCGGGACACTCGCGATGCAGGTTCAAATTCAGACATGGTCTCTTCCTAGGGAGTCAGGACGAAGCGATATTCGTTCCTTCGACACTAGGGAATCCCGGCCGGTCTGGATAAGACCTAATCTGCGTGGACGGATAAGCGTCTCTTATGGACCGCCGTCGTCATTCTGCCTAAGCACCCGACCCAAACTTTTTGGTTATGGCTCCACTCACTATAGGTATTTCCGCCCCTCCCTCCGTTCTGCCTAGCCTTCTAGGTAAGTCGTGAACCCGATCCGAGGAGTGCTGTTGGTTATTCTGCACCGTGATGACCGCAGCGCCGGCTACTACCGCTACCGGGGCACCGCGAAACCCGACAAGGCGGCTGTCCAGGCGGAAAAGACGCGCAAGCTGCTCCGGGACAGCCGGCAGCGGATTTCCTTCAATGCCACCAGCATGCGCGCCCTCTCGGTCCGGCTGAACCAGCAGATCGCGCAGGCGCTGTGCGACGGCATGAAAGTGACCCGCCTCGCCGAGGCCGCGGAACTCGCCCGCTGGGCAGTGCGCACCGTGGGGCTGTCGTCCGACGACCTGCTCCCGTCCGGGATGCCGGCGGAGCAGCATCTTGCCCTGATCCGCCAGCTCAAGTCGGAGCTGGTTGAACTTGAAGAGTCCAAAGCCGTGCTGGAACACCGCCGCCTGAACCTTTTGGCAGTAGCACGACGGCGGGGAGTTTTGGATGACTACGAGCTGGCCGCCCTCAGCGGTTTGCAGCGCGAAACCATCCGGAAGATGACCTGGGGCGTCCAGCCCGAATCCGGCGCCATCCCGGCGTAAGTCTGCGCCCGGCGTCGTGCAAGTCAAGCCCTAGCGAGGCGGAGCGCGCAAGCGTAGCGTCGAACTGCACGCTGTTGCTGGTTGCTCGGAGGTGGCGCAATGGCTGGATGGAATGCTGATACGGCGGCGGGTCCATTGGGGGCCGGGACGGTCACCTTGGTCGAGGGATCGTCCTTCTGCATCTCCCTACCGAACGGGGACATCAGCACAGAGCATCCGCATGGCCTCTTTGTGCAGGACGCCCGCATCCTCTCGGGCTGGAGCCTGACGGTTGACGGCCTGGCGCTGGAGCCGCTGGCAGCTGAGACGAAGGAGCCGTACCGGGCGCTGTTTGTGGGTCGGGTTCCCCGCTCGGACGGCTACGCCGACAGTCCCCTGATCGTGGAGCGGCTGCGGGAGGTGGGGGCCGGCATCCAGGAGCAGGTCACCGTCCGTAATTTCTCCCTCGAGCCTGTCGACTGCGTCGTCGCTGTCAAGATCGGGGCGGACTTCGCGGACCTCTTCGAGGTGAAAGAGGCTCGCATCCTGCGGCGCTGGGACGAAAAACGGCAGGCCGACGGCGGTTCGCTCACCATTCGGGCGGCGTGGCAGGACGTCCGGAAGGGCGTGGTGGTCCAGGCTCCGGGTGCGGACGTTACGGCGGACGCCGTGACGTACCGGGCCACGGTTCCGGCGCACGGACACTGGAGCACGGTCCTGACAGTGCTGCCCAGTACCGAGGGATCCAATGCGCCGGTGGCTTTCGTGCATTCCGGGGGTGATGGCCTGTCTCCCCGGGACGTACGCCGGCGGGAGTGGGTGGCGAAAATTCCGGTCCTGCAGATGGGCAACCGGTCGGTGGAACGCACCCTGCGCCGCAGCTATGACGACCTGGGCGCCCTGCGGATCGAGGACCCCGACCATCCTGAGCGCGTCGTGGTGGCCGCCGGGGCGCCCTGGTTCATGACCCTGTTCGGCAGGGACTCGCTTTGGGCTTCGGTCATGGCGATGCCGGTGGATCCATCCCTGGCCCTGGGCACGCTGCAGACCCTGGCCGACCGGCAGGGATCCGTCGTGGACCCGATGACCGAGGAGGAACCGGGCAAGATCCTCCATGAGGTCCGGCTCGACGTTTCCAGCGGGCTGTCCCTGGGCGGCAAGTCGGCCTACTACGGCAGCGTCGACGCGACACCCCTGTTCCTGATGGTGCTCGGTGCGGTCAGCCGCTGGGGCTTCGGTGCGGACACGATCGCTGCTTTGCTGCCCCACGCGGACCGCGCACTCGAGTGGATCATGAAATACGGGGACAGGGACGGCGACGGCTTCGTCGAGTACGAGCGCCTCAACGACCAGGGCCTGATCAACCAGGGCTGGAAGGATTCCTGGGACGGAATCAACTTCGCTAACGGCAGGCTTGCCGAGCCGCCGATCGCACTCTGCGAGGTCCAGGCCTACGTTTACGTCGCTTACCTTTCGCGCGCATGGCTGGCGTACGACGCCGGGGACACGGCTTTTGGTAATGAGCTCGCCGACCGCGCGGCCCAGCTGAAGAAACAATTCAACGAACAGTTCTGGATCCCTGAACGCGGGTACTACGCCATTGCCCTGGACGGGAAGAAAAGACAGGTGGATGCCTGCGCTTCGAATATGGGTCACTGCATGTTGCAGGGCCTCATTGACGAGGACAAGGCCCCTCAGGTGGCCGAACGGCTGATGTCCCCGGAGATGTTCAGCGGCTGGGGCGTGCGTACCCTGGCCAGCGACATGGGCGCCTACAACCCCGCCAGCTACCACAACGGATCGGTGTGGCCGCACGACAACGCCATCGTCGCGGCCGGGCTCCTCCGCTATGGCTTCGTCGAGGAGGCACAGCGGATCGCCACCGGCATGATGGATGCTGCCGAATACTCCGACGGCCGGCTCCCGGAGCTGTTCTGCGGTTTCAGCCGGGAACAGCTCGCCGCTCCCGTCCCGTATCCGACGGCGTGCTCGCCGCAGGCCTGGGCAGCTACCGCGCCCATCCAGCTGGTGACGAGCCTGATGCGGTACGACCCCGTCGTTTCCGCGGGCGGCGTCTGGATGGACCCGGTCCTTCCTCCGTCCTTTGGGGACCTGCACATCACCAACGCTCCGCTGGGCGGCGGCCGCATCACCATCGACATCGCCAATTCCGTCCCGTCGGTCCAAGGGCTGTCTCAGGGGATGACGCTCCACCAGGGGCACCGGCCGTGGATGGTCGAACTGGTCCAGCAGGCCGATCACCGCCGGAGGGAGCGGTTGGAAAACTGGGGCAGGTAGGCACCCGTTTTCGTTGCGGAAAATGTCGCAGTTTTGCGCAGTGCTAATCAGGGTGACCGACGGTGTCGGGCCGCTTCAGCAGGGGAGCAGAAGGAACCTATGGTGATGAAAACGTCCCCATTCGCACCTCGCGTTCCCGGCCCGTCAGGGAAGCGCAGGCCCGTTCTCCCTGAAAGAAGGATCCCCCGTGGCTCTACCCAAACCTGTCCGGAGTCTCGCTGCCGGCGTCGCTGCCCTGGCCCTGGCCACCGCGCTGGCCGGCTGCAGCACCAGTTCGGGCGCGGCACAGGTCGATGCCGGCAAGCCCGTCAGCGGAGGCACGCTGACCTATCTGGAACAGCAGGCCCACACCAACCTGTATCCCCCGGCCGGCGGTTTCTACCCCAACGGCGGCATCCTTAACCAGATCACCGACAAGCTGACCTACCAGAACCCGGAGACCCTCAAGATCGAGCCGTGGCTCGCCGAATCCTGGACCAGCAACCCGGCGCTGACGGAGTACACCTTCAAGCTGCGCAGCGGCGTCACCTTCTCAGACGGCACACCGGTGGATGCTGCCGCCGTCGCCCGGAACTTCGACACCTACGGCCTGGGCAACAAGGCCCTCAACCAGCCGGTGTCCGAGGTGATCAACAATTACGACCACAGCGAGGTCATCGACCCCCATACCGTGAAGTTCCACTTCAAGAAGTCCTCCCCGGGCTTCCTGCAGGGCACCGCCACCATCGGCTCGGGCATCGTGTCCATCAGCACCCTGGACCGGAACTTTGACGACCTCGGCAGCGCCAAGAACATCATCGGCAGCGGCCCGTTCACCGTCGCCAACGAAGTTCTGGGCAAGGAAGTCGACCTCAGTGCCAGGCCCGACTACAACTGGGGACCCAAGACGGCCGACCACCAGGGCCGTGCGTACATGGACGCGGTGAAGATCGTAGTGACCCCGGAGGACAGCGTGCGCACCGGCTCACTGATCGCCGGGCAGGGCGACCTGATCCGCCAGGTCCAGGCCTACGACGAGAAGCAGGTGGAGTCCAAGGGCTTCAAGATCTTCGCGCCCGGCACCCGCGGCGTCAACGACAGCATCGTCTTCCGCCCCGACAACGCCCTCGTTGCCGACGTCCGCGTTCGCCAGGCGCTCCTCAAGGCCACCGACAGGGACGAGATCGTGGAGACCATCTTCTCCGACAACTACCCGGTGGCCACCTCGGTGCTGTCCAAGGAAGCCATCGGCTACGTGGACCTCTCCGCCAAGCTCGGTCACGACCCGGAGAAGGCCAAGGAACTGCTGGACGACGCCGGGTGGAAGCCGGGTGCCGACGGCATCCGCAGCAAGGACGGCAAGCAGCTGTCCCTGACGATTTATGAATCGCTGCCGCAGCCGCAGAACAAGGCCGTGCTGCAGCTGGTCGCCCAGCAGTGGGAGAAGGTTGGCGTCAAGCTCAACATCCTCGCCGGTGACTCGGGCAGCAAGACCGTCGACAGCCTTGACCCGGAGAAGACCCCGGTGTCCGTGGCGATGGTGGGACGCGCCGATCCGGATGTCATCAAGAGCCAGTTCTACCCCAAGAACCGCGATGCCCTGCTCCAGAAGGGCGGCAGCAGCCAGAAGGTGAAGAGCTTTGTGGACCAGAAGCTGAACGCGCTCCTGGAAGCCGAAACGTCCCGCACCGATCCGGCACAGCGCCTCAAGGATGTCGCGGAGGTCCAGAACCACCTGATCGACCAGGCCCTCGTGATTCCGATCTTCGAGGAGCCGCAGGTCTTCGCCGCAGCACCGTACTTGCAGGGCCTCGGCTTCGAAGCTGTCGGACGCCCCAGCCTGTACGGCGTTTGGCTCGCCAAGCACTGACATGCGCCGCCACCTTCTGAGCCGCCATCTTCTGAGCCGTGCAGGGCAGGCCACGCTGGTGCTGTGGGCCGCCTTCACTGTCGCGTTCATCCTGCTTCAGGCGCTGCCCGGTGATGCCCTCCTGATCAAGTACCAGAACCCCGACATGGGGCTGAGCCCGCAGGAGATCGAGGACATCCGCACCTCCTACGGCGCGGACACCCCGCTATTCCTGCAATACCTGCATTCCCTGGCGGGCTTCCTCACGGGAAACCTGGGCTATTCGGTTCAGGCCGGCGTTCCGGTGGTGGACCAGCTGGCGGCCAACGTGCCGTCAACCCTGGCCCTGGCCGGACTCGGCTTCCTGGCCGCGGTGGTCCTGGCCGCTGCGATAGCGTTCCTCTCCAGCCTGGCGCCGTTCAGCTGGCTGCGGAACGCGGTCCAGTCACTGCCGTCACTGTTCATCTCGGTGCCGGTGTTCTGGCTCGGGATCGTGCTGATCCAGATCTTCTCCTTCCAACTGAAGCTCATTCCCGTGATCAACCCGCCCGAGGCGCTGGGCCTAGTACTGCCGGTGGCAACGCTGGCGATCCCGATTTCGGCGCCACTGGCACAGGTGCTGATCCGCAGCATCGACGACGTCGGGACACAGCCTTTCGTGGCCGTCGCACGGTCACGGGGCGGCAGCAACGTGTGGGTGCTGGGCCACCACGTGGTACGGAACGCCGTGCTGCCCGCGCTCACGATCGCCGGTGTCCTGCTGGGCGAACTCATTGGCGGGGCGGTGGTCACGGAGACCGTCTTCGGCCGCAACGGCATAGGCCAGCTGACCCAGGAGGCCGTGAACAGCCAGGACGCCGCCGTACTGCAGGCCGTCGTGGTCCTGGCCGCCGCGGCGTTCGTGCTGGTCAACTTGGCCGTCGACCTCCTATATCCCGTCCTGGACCCCCGACTGAAGCGAAAGGCAGGTGCCCTCACGTGAGCCACGTCAGCCTGGCCGGCACACCGGTAACGGCCACCCCGGACACGGACAGCCCGGAAGAAGTCCCCAGTCGCCCCCGCCTCCGCATCCAGCCCGGACTGGTGCTGTCCTGGCTGGTCCTGGGCCTCGTGGCGCTCTGGACCATCGCCCCGGGGCTTTTCACCGCCCACAGCGCCACCTCGGGAACCGCCCGGGACAAGCTGCTGCCACCCGGCGGCGGGCACCTGCTCGGCACCGACGAGCTGGGACGTGATCTCTACTCGAGGATCGTGCATGGCTCCATCAACTCCGTGACCGGCGCCTTGGTGGCCGTCGCGGTGGGGCTGGTGGTCGGAACCCTCCTGGGTCTCCTCGCCGGTTCCATCGGCGGGATCACCGACGCCGTCGTGATGCGGATTGTGGACGTCCTGCTGTCCATTCCCGGCCTCCTGCTGTCGCTGAGCATCATCATCATCCTCGGCTTCGGCACCGTGAACGCGGCCATCGCCGTCGGCGTCGGCTCGGTGGCCAGCTTCGCCCGGCTCTCGCGTGCCGAGGTCCTGCGAGTCCGGCGCAGCGACTTCGTCGAGGCCGCGTTCGGCAGCGGCGGGACCTTCGCCGCCGTCCTCCGCCGGCACATCCTGCCCAATTCCGCCGGTCCCGTCCTTGCACTGGTCGCGCTTCAGTTCGGAGCCGCGATCCTGGCGATCTCCACCCTTGGATTCCTTGGCTACGGTGCCCCGCCACCCACGCCCGAATGGGGGCTGCTGATAGCCGAGGGACGGAACTACGTGGCCACGTCCTGGTGGCTCACCACCTATCCCGGGCTGGTGGTGGTGGCCGTCGTCCTGTCAGCCAACCGCATCAGCCACTCGATCCGAAAGGTTCAGCCGTGACCGGAATCCTCACAGCAGGGGCCACAGCCGCCGGCCCAGGGGCCCACACCGGTCCCGTCCTGGAACTCGAAAACCTCTCAGTGTCCTACGCGGACCGCCACGGATCGCACCGCCGCGTGGTCCACAACGTGTCGCTGAACCTCGCGCCCGGCGAAGTGGTCGCCCTGGTAGGCGAATCCGGTTCAGGGAAGTCGACGACCGCCCAGGCCGTGATCGGGCTGCTCGCCGGAAACGGCAGAATCGACGGCGGCAGTATCCGGCTCAACGGCACGGACATTGCGGGCTGGTCGCAGAAGCGCCTGGAAGCGATCCGCGGGGCCAAGATCAGCCTCATCCCGCAGGACCCGACGAGCTCCCTGAACCCGGTGACCACGGTGGGCATGCAGGTGGAGGAGGTGCTGCGCCTGCATACCAGGCTGCCGAAGGCGGAGCGCAGGCAGCGCGTCCTGGAACTGCTGGGGCGCGTGGGCATACCTGACCCCGAGCGCCGCGCCAGGCAGTACGCCCACGAACTTTCCGGTGGCATGAAGCAACGGGTGCTGATCGCCGCGGCCATCGCGCTGCAGCCTCAACTGATCATTGCCGACGAGGCCACGTCTGCCCTGGACGTCACCGTACAGCGGCGAATCCTGGACCTGCTCGATGACCTGCGCGCCGAATCCGGCACAGCCGTTCTGTTCGTCACGCACGACCTCGGCGTCGCCGCCGACCGCGCCGACC
Protein-coding regions in this window:
- a CDS encoding TIGR04028 family ABC transporter substrate-binding protein — encoded protein: MALPKPVRSLAAGVAALALATALAGCSTSSGAAQVDAGKPVSGGTLTYLEQQAHTNLYPPAGGFYPNGGILNQITDKLTYQNPETLKIEPWLAESWTSNPALTEYTFKLRSGVTFSDGTPVDAAAVARNFDTYGLGNKALNQPVSEVINNYDHSEVIDPHTVKFHFKKSSPGFLQGTATIGSGIVSISTLDRNFDDLGSAKNIIGSGPFTVANEVLGKEVDLSARPDYNWGPKTADHQGRAYMDAVKIVVTPEDSVRTGSLIAGQGDLIRQVQAYDEKQVESKGFKIFAPGTRGVNDSIVFRPDNALVADVRVRQALLKATDRDEIVETIFSDNYPVATSVLSKEAIGYVDLSAKLGHDPEKAKELLDDAGWKPGADGIRSKDGKQLSLTIYESLPQPQNKAVLQLVAQQWEKVGVKLNILAGDSGSKTVDSLDPEKTPVSVAMVGRADPDVIKSQFYPKNRDALLQKGGSSQKVKSFVDQKLNALLEAETSRTDPAQRLKDVAEVQNHLIDQALVIPIFEEPQVFAAAPYLQGLGFEAVGRPSLYGVWLAKH
- a CDS encoding amylo-alpha-1,6-glucosidase — translated: MAGWNADTAAGPLGAGTVTLVEGSSFCISLPNGDISTEHPHGLFVQDARILSGWSLTVDGLALEPLAAETKEPYRALFVGRVPRSDGYADSPLIVERLREVGAGIQEQVTVRNFSLEPVDCVVAVKIGADFADLFEVKEARILRRWDEKRQADGGSLTIRAAWQDVRKGVVVQAPGADVTADAVTYRATVPAHGHWSTVLTVLPSTEGSNAPVAFVHSGGDGLSPRDVRRREWVAKIPVLQMGNRSVERTLRRSYDDLGALRIEDPDHPERVVVAAGAPWFMTLFGRDSLWASVMAMPVDPSLALGTLQTLADRQGSVVDPMTEEEPGKILHEVRLDVSSGLSLGGKSAYYGSVDATPLFLMVLGAVSRWGFGADTIAALLPHADRALEWIMKYGDRDGDGFVEYERLNDQGLINQGWKDSWDGINFANGRLAEPPIALCEVQAYVYVAYLSRAWLAYDAGDTAFGNELADRAAQLKKQFNEQFWIPERGYYAIALDGKKRQVDACASNMGHCMLQGLIDEDKAPQVAERLMSPEMFSGWGVRTLASDMGAYNPASYHNGSVWPHDNAIVAAGLLRYGFVEEAQRIATGMMDAAEYSDGRLPELFCGFSREQLAAPVPYPTACSPQAWAATAPIQLVTSLMRYDPVVSAGGVWMDPVLPPSFGDLHITNAPLGGGRITIDIANSVPSVQGLSQGMTLHQGHRPWMVELVQQADHRRRERLENWGR
- the nac gene encoding nitrogen assimilation transcriptional regulator NAC; the encoded protein is MDTRKLAYFVQIVDSGSITKAAAALHVAQPALSQQVSALETELKQRLLIRSKQGVQPTAAGHTLYRHAQSILRLVAQARVDVAKSGAAPSGRVSIAIAPYSMASSLTPQIISEVARRYPDIVLHVTEIYGGVLSEAIKNGRLDMALIYEPGPIRGVLFTTMIVEDLHLVVNAARPDVNSENGEITLEEVARLGLFLPEKIHTLRQAVEAGFDSKGLKLQLVGEVESVPSLTRLLRADLGATILPKSAADALFHEEDFHVLRIVDPALQCKIALCTPDHDPLSEAASAVLLVLKEMLQEMLNDKYGRS
- a CDS encoding 4-carboxy-4-hydroxy-2-oxoadipate aldolase/oxaloacetate decarboxylase, which codes for MIHVKTNIERPDADAVRRLAQFSSATIHEAQGRKGALSSRIKPIDRSMSFCGPATTVRCAPRDNLMLQVAIHYAEAGDVILAAAGEYEEAGTFGDVLGNAMKAKGLAGLVTDSGVRDTQDLIELGLPVFSGSVSIKGTVKETIGPINHPVVFGDEIIYPGDVLRGDADGVVVVRKDEIEEVIRLSQERDDAERELIGLYKAGGTTIDLCNLTEVLKAKGLLVEHA
- a CDS encoding aspartate transaminase: MSEFEPASRVSRIKQSASVAAAARVRELKAEGRRILDLTVGEPDFDTPEHIKAAAVEAISKGETKYTSVTGTPALQKAILQTIELRSGVHYTPAEITIGGGAKQVIFTAFMASLDAGDEVVVPAPYWVSYPDMVLANEGTPVVVTCGEESGFKLTPKALAGALNKRTKWVILNTPSNPTGAVYSKSELRALADVLADFPHVNVLTDEIYDQIYFGSGRILSLVEVAPELKDRILAVNGVSKAYAMTGWRLGYASGPAPLIAAINKLQSQISSCPSSVSQAASAAALTGDQSFVRESVEVYRSRRDAAVAALNAVDGLSCATPEGAFYAYVNCGGAIGKTTPEGKVIANDEDFTLYLLEAASVAVIQGSAYGLGPYFRISYATSLDVIEESIAAIDKAVRALS
- a CDS encoding ABC transporter permease, with protein sequence MRRHLLSRHLLSRAGQATLVLWAAFTVAFILLQALPGDALLIKYQNPDMGLSPQEIEDIRTSYGADTPLFLQYLHSLAGFLTGNLGYSVQAGVPVVDQLAANVPSTLALAGLGFLAAVVLAAAIAFLSSLAPFSWLRNAVQSLPSLFISVPVFWLGIVLIQIFSFQLKLIPVINPPEALGLVLPVATLAIPISAPLAQVLIRSIDDVGTQPFVAVARSRGGSNVWVLGHHVVRNAVLPALTIAGVLLGELIGGAVVTETVFGRNGIGQLTQEAVNSQDAAVLQAVVVLAAAAFVLVNLAVDLLYPVLDPRLKRKAGALT